A single region of the Deltaproteobacteria bacterium RBG_16_64_85 genome encodes:
- a CDS encoding gamma carbonic anhydrase family protein, whose protein sequence is MLLSYRGIVPVCHSTVFVADGAAVIGDVEIGEDSSVWFNTVIRGDIHRIRIGKRTNVQDNCTLHVTYADAVTVGDSVTFGHGVVAHGCTIEDNCLIGIGSVVLDGAVIGRGSVIGAGAVVPPKMVVPPHALVMGVPGKVVKILAPESADANRITADHYVEYAQAYRKG, encoded by the coding sequence GTGCTTCTATCGTATCGAGGGATCGTTCCCGTCTGCCATTCCACGGTGTTCGTGGCCGACGGCGCGGCCGTCATCGGCGACGTGGAGATCGGGGAAGACTCCAGCGTCTGGTTCAACACCGTCATTCGGGGGGACATCCACCGGATCCGGATCGGGAAGCGGACGAACGTGCAGGACAACTGCACGCTCCACGTGACCTACGCCGACGCCGTGACCGTCGGCGACTCCGTGACGTTCGGGCACGGGGTTGTCGCGCACGGCTGCACGATCGAGGACAATTGCCTGATCGGGATCGGCTCGGTCGTATTGGATGGCGCGGTGATCGGCAGGGGGAGCGTGATCGGAGCCGGCGCCGTCGTCCCGCCGAAGATGGTTGTCCCTCCCCACGCCCTGGTGATGGGCGTGCCGGGGAAAGTGGTGAAGATCCTTGCGCCCGAGTCGGCCGACGCCAACCGGATCACCGCCGACCATTACGTGGAGTACGCGCAGGCGTACCGGAAGGGATAG